A genomic stretch from Vibrio coralliilyticus includes:
- the hldE gene encoding bifunctional D-glycero-beta-D-manno-heptose-7-phosphate kinase/D-glycero-beta-D-manno-heptose 1-phosphate adenylyltransferase HldE, which produces MKPILPNYSDSGVLIIGDVMLDRYWYGPTGRISPEAPVPVVKVENNEERPGGAANVAMNIASLGGHAHIVGLTGIDEPAKVLNETLSALKVKCDFVALPNYPTITKLRVLSRGQQLIRLDFEDKFENTDAELILDRMEQALPKVKSVVLSDYAKGALEHVQQFIQKARAAKVPVFIDPKGADFERYRGATLLTPNMAEFELVVGKVKSEQDLVEKGLALIEEFDFDALLVTRSEHGMTLLRRGQEPFHLPTLAQEVYDVTGAGDTVISVLAASVAAGKPLDEACALANAAAGVVVGKLGTSTVSTIELAEAVHGSQDTDFGVITEQALIEAVKNAQSKGEKVVMTNGCFDILHAGHVSYLNHAAELGDRLIVAVNTDESVKRLKGPGRPVNPTDRRMAVLAGLGAVDWVVPFGEETPQRLISEVLPDMLVKGGDYKPEEIAGGKEVIANGGEVKVLNFEDGCSTTEIIDAIKGGKG; this is translated from the coding sequence ATGAAACCAATCCTACCGAACTATAGTGATTCTGGAGTATTGATCATCGGTGATGTCATGCTTGATCGTTACTGGTATGGCCCGACTGGACGCATTTCCCCAGAAGCCCCAGTTCCTGTAGTAAAAGTAGAAAATAACGAAGAGCGTCCAGGTGGTGCAGCGAATGTGGCAATGAATATTGCTTCTTTGGGCGGCCATGCGCATATCGTGGGTTTAACTGGGATTGATGAGCCAGCTAAAGTGCTTAATGAGACGCTATCTGCACTGAAAGTAAAGTGTGACTTTGTGGCTCTGCCAAACTATCCAACCATTACTAAACTTCGCGTTTTGAGCCGTGGTCAGCAGCTGATCCGCCTAGATTTCGAAGACAAATTTGAAAATACCGATGCCGAGCTGATTTTAGATCGTATGGAGCAGGCACTGCCAAAAGTGAAATCGGTTGTTCTGTCTGATTATGCGAAAGGTGCATTGGAGCACGTTCAGCAGTTTATTCAGAAAGCACGCGCCGCCAAGGTACCTGTGTTTATTGACCCTAAAGGTGCGGATTTTGAACGCTACCGTGGCGCAACATTACTGACCCCTAACATGGCTGAATTTGAGCTGGTTGTGGGGAAAGTGAAATCTGAACAAGACTTGGTTGAGAAGGGCTTAGCGCTGATTGAAGAGTTCGATTTTGATGCATTATTGGTGACGCGCAGTGAGCACGGTATGACCTTGCTGCGCCGTGGGCAGGAACCATTCCACCTACCAACTCTTGCACAAGAGGTCTATGACGTAACGGGTGCAGGTGATACCGTGATTTCTGTGCTGGCGGCATCAGTGGCGGCGGGTAAGCCCCTTGATGAAGCTTGCGCATTGGCAAATGCAGCAGCAGGCGTCGTGGTTGGTAAGCTGGGTACATCCACTGTATCAACCATTGAACTAGCTGAAGCGGTTCATGGTAGTCAAGACACTGATTTTGGTGTTATCACTGAACAGGCGCTGATTGAAGCGGTGAAGAACGCACAATCGAAGGGCGAGAAGGTAGTGATGACCAATGGTTGTTTCGACATTCTGCACGCTGGACACGTTTCTTATCTGAACCATGCTGCTGAATTGGGTGACCGCCTGATTGTTGCTGTGAACACCGATGAATCGGTGAAGCGTTTGAAAGGCCCTGGTCGCCCGGTTAACCCGACAGATCGTCGTATGGCGGTTTTGGCTGGCCTTGGTGCCGTAGATTGGGTTGTACCGTTTGGCGAAGAAACGCCTCAGCGCCTGATTTCAGAAGTTTTGCCAGACATGCTTGTCAAAGGTGGTGATTACAAACCTGAAGAGATTGCTGGTGGTAAAGAAGTGATTGCCAATGGTGGTGAAGTTAAAGTACTCAACTTTGAAGATGGTTGCTCAACGACTGAGATCATTGACGCAATCAAAGGTGGCAAAGGCTAA
- a CDS encoding TIGR04211 family SH3 domain-containing protein: MKKLVCFVLASMLAVPAAMAQDRYISDKLFTYMHSGPSNQFRIIGSVDAGDKVKQLSTNRDTGYTQIEDAKGRKGWVESRFVTRQESMALRLPKLEKELAEVKEKLANARSNADQEKAGLADSLENRNRQIADLEKSYGEISQQLTASQEEVRNLRAKLDTQKDDLLLKYFMYGGGVAGIGLLFGLLLPHIIPRKKRSPSGWA; the protein is encoded by the coding sequence GTGAAAAAACTGGTTTGCTTCGTTCTAGCATCAATGCTCGCTGTTCCAGCAGCAATGGCTCAAGACCGATACATTTCTGATAAGCTATTTACCTACATGCACTCTGGTCCTAGTAACCAATTTCGTATCATCGGCAGTGTCGATGCCGGTGACAAAGTGAAGCAACTTTCAACCAACCGCGATACGGGCTACACGCAAATTGAAGATGCCAAAGGCCGCAAAGGCTGGGTAGAAAGCCGTTTCGTGACCAGACAAGAAAGCATGGCACTTCGTCTACCAAAGCTAGAAAAAGAACTGGCTGAAGTAAAAGAAAAGCTTGCCAATGCACGTTCGAATGCAGACCAAGAAAAAGCCGGCTTAGCCGACTCACTAGAAAACCGTAATCGCCAGATTGCCGATCTTGAGAAGAGCTACGGTGAAATCAGTCAACAGCTGACAGCTTCACAGGAAGAAGTCCGTAATCTACGTGCCAAGCTAGATACACAAAAAGATGACCTGCTGTTGAAGTACTTTATGTACGGTGGTGGTGTCGCAGGTATTGGATTGCTATTTGGCTTATTGTTGCCGCATATTATCCCACGTAAGAAGCGTTCCCCTTCTGGCTGGGCATAA
- a CDS encoding inorganic phosphate transporter translates to MDILANYGTVLIIIAAAFGFMMAIGIGANDVANAMGTSVGSKALTVKQAIIIAMIFEFAGAYLAGGEVTDTIRKGVIETSLFASQPDVLVFGMMSALLAAGTWLLLASYMGWPVSTTHSIIGAIIGFACVSVGTEAVDWGSVQGIVGSWIITPVISGFFAYVIFVSAQRLIFDTEKPLFNAKRFVPVYMFITTMVIALVTIKKGLKHVGLHLSDGEAWMWAAGVSALVMTGGYFYIQKKFSSREDDHGFAGVEGIFSVLMVITACAMAFAHGSNDVANAIGPLSAVVSTVEHMGEISGKSTIAWWILPLGGFGIVVGLATLGHKVMATVGTGITELTPSRGFAAQLATACTVVLASGTGLPISTTQTLVGAVLGVGFARGIAALNLGVVRNIVASWIVTLPAGALLAVVFFYAIQAMFI, encoded by the coding sequence ATGGATATCCTTGCGAACTACGGCACTGTCCTGATTATTATTGCAGCAGCTTTTGGATTTATGATGGCGATTGGTATTGGCGCGAATGACGTGGCCAATGCAATGGGTACATCGGTAGGCTCTAAAGCTCTCACCGTAAAACAAGCGATCATTATCGCGATGATTTTTGAATTTGCGGGGGCATACCTTGCAGGCGGTGAAGTCACCGACACTATCCGTAAAGGCGTCATCGAAACGTCACTTTTTGCCAGCCAGCCTGATGTGCTTGTCTTTGGCATGATGTCCGCCCTGCTTGCTGCGGGAACATGGCTTCTGCTTGCTTCTTACATGGGTTGGCCAGTATCAACCACTCACTCTATCATTGGTGCCATCATCGGCTTTGCCTGTGTATCTGTGGGGACAGAAGCGGTTGATTGGGGCTCAGTTCAAGGCATCGTTGGTAGCTGGATCATTACTCCAGTCATTTCAGGTTTCTTTGCCTACGTGATTTTCGTCAGCGCTCAGCGCCTAATCTTTGATACTGAAAAGCCTCTCTTTAACGCTAAGCGTTTCGTCCCAGTCTACATGTTCATCACCACCATGGTGATTGCACTGGTAACGATCAAAAAAGGCCTTAAGCACGTTGGTCTTCACCTTTCAGACGGGGAAGCGTGGATGTGGGCTGCGGGAGTATCAGCACTGGTTATGACAGGTGGTTACTTCTACATTCAGAAGAAATTTTCAAGCCGCGAAGATGACCACGGTTTTGCTGGTGTTGAAGGTATCTTCAGCGTACTCATGGTTATCACAGCGTGTGCGATGGCATTTGCTCACGGCTCAAACGACGTCGCTAACGCAATTGGTCCTCTTTCTGCTGTTGTCTCTACGGTTGAGCACATGGGTGAAATTTCTGGTAAGAGCACCATTGCTTGGTGGATTTTACCTCTTGGTGGTTTCGGTATTGTTGTCGGTCTGGCTACGCTAGGTCACAAAGTAATGGCAACCGTAGGAACAGGCATCACTGAACTGACACCTAGCCGCGGTTTCGCAGCTCAGCTAGCAACAGCGTGTACGGTGGTTCTGGCATCAGGTACTGGTTTACCAATCTCCACCACACAAACACTGGTCGGTGCGGTATTAGGTGTTGGTTTTGCTCGCGGTATTGCTGCCTTAAACCTAGGTGTGGTACGTAACATTGTCGCCTCTTGGATTGTCACCTTACCTGCAGGTGCACTGTTGGCCGTTGTTTTCTTCTACGCTATTCAGGCAATGTTCATCTAA
- the glnE gene encoding bifunctional [glutamate--ammonia ligase]-adenylyl-L-tyrosine phosphorylase/[glutamate--ammonia-ligase] adenylyltransferase encodes MQLPASLASVSQTALESLLQHQAIQEWPDSYRKELSYVAGLSQFIVDTLQQDEYLHQHLPEMLEAESRHEAYRQRLEELLAGCSDEMQGHRVLRQFRNREMTYIAWRDFIGSWELEQSLEHLSQLAEAMIFETYQWQYKACCDLWGTPCNEAGEAQPMLIIGMGKLGGGELNFSSDIDLIFTYPENGDTQGVRRSIANAQFFTRLGQRIIKALDQQTFDGFCYRVDMRLRPFGDSGPLVMSYAALEDYYQEQGRDWERYAMIKARVMGREMYPQYQELRQMLRPFVFRRYIDFSAIQSLRRMKSMISSEVRRRGLTNNIKLGAGGIREIEFIAQVFQLIRGGREPNLRHRGLLMTLDAIEELEQLTSEEVSNLKHAYKFLRRLENLLQAMADKQTQTLPESEIEQLQLAIAMGFSDWTSLIEQVREHMRNVHQVFNSLIGDEEEECSEVAKHFHELWDMAEKPDVIEAVLEQDIASGDATEMASTIIQFKQDLAKKTLGPRGREVLNRLMPKIFAAIYSHQDAKYGLPRVLHLLHKIVTRTTYLELLDEHPAALTQLVRLCTASPMISERLGRYPILLDELIDPQQLYNPVPLESYRTELRDFLARIPEDDMEQQMEALRQFKQICILRIAAADIAGVLPVMKVSDHLTYLAEAIVESVVNQAWLQMAEKYGEPTHLKDREGRGFAVIGYGKVGGWELGYNSDLDIVFMHDCPVHAYTDGKKEIDGRQFYLRLAQRIIHIFSTRTASGILYEADTRLRPSGASGLLVSPADAFDEYQHKEAWTWEHQALVRARMIYGDQPLQHAFSQTRHNILSLVREESKLKKDVTEMRVKMREHLGGKKAGRFMLKQDPGGITDVEFLAQYLVLRYSHEKPKLTRWSDNVRIFESMMAQGIMDEAPAMALTQAYTTMRDQIHHRNLLNLEADVAEEKLVRERELVKALWHEWLE; translated from the coding sequence ATGCAATTGCCCGCAAGTCTTGCTTCTGTTTCTCAGACGGCTCTGGAATCCCTACTGCAACATCAGGCTATTCAAGAGTGGCCTGACTCTTATCGTAAGGAGCTTAGCTATGTGGCTGGGTTGAGTCAGTTTATTGTCGACACCCTGCAGCAAGATGAGTATTTGCATCAACATTTGCCTGAGATGTTGGAGGCAGAGTCTCGGCACGAAGCATATCGACAGCGTCTGGAAGAGTTATTGGCCGGATGCAGTGATGAAATGCAAGGTCACCGAGTACTCAGACAGTTTCGTAATCGCGAGATGACATACATTGCATGGCGAGATTTCATAGGCAGTTGGGAGCTTGAACAAAGCCTAGAGCACTTGTCTCAGTTGGCGGAGGCGATGATTTTTGAGACTTACCAATGGCAATACAAAGCGTGTTGTGATTTGTGGGGAACTCCTTGTAATGAAGCGGGTGAAGCGCAGCCAATGTTGATTATTGGCATGGGTAAGCTTGGTGGCGGAGAGCTGAACTTCTCCTCAGATATTGATCTTATTTTCACTTACCCAGAAAACGGTGACACTCAAGGTGTTCGTCGCAGTATTGCCAATGCTCAGTTTTTTACTCGCCTAGGACAACGCATTATCAAAGCGCTCGACCAGCAGACGTTTGATGGTTTTTGCTATCGCGTCGATATGCGGTTACGTCCTTTTGGTGACAGTGGCCCGTTGGTGATGAGCTATGCGGCGTTAGAGGACTATTACCAAGAGCAAGGACGCGATTGGGAGCGTTACGCGATGATCAAAGCGCGTGTAATGGGGCGTGAGATGTATCCGCAATATCAGGAATTACGTCAGATGCTGCGCCCGTTTGTTTTCCGCCGTTATATTGATTTCAGTGCTATTCAGTCGCTACGGCGCATGAAGTCAATGATCAGCAGCGAAGTTCGTCGTCGTGGTTTAACAAATAATATCAAGCTAGGAGCGGGCGGCATTCGGGAAATCGAGTTTATCGCTCAGGTATTTCAGTTGATTCGAGGAGGCCGTGAGCCAAACCTGCGTCACCGAGGATTACTGATGACTCTCGATGCAATTGAAGAGCTGGAGCAACTAACCAGTGAAGAAGTGAGTAATCTCAAACATGCGTACAAGTTCCTTCGTCGCTTGGAAAACCTGCTTCAAGCAATGGCTGATAAACAAACGCAAACTCTACCAGAAAGTGAGATTGAACAGCTTCAACTTGCTATTGCCATGGGATTCTCGGATTGGACTTCACTAATCGAGCAAGTGCGTGAGCATATGCGCAATGTCCATCAGGTATTCAATAGTTTGATTGGCGATGAAGAAGAGGAATGCTCCGAGGTCGCCAAGCATTTTCATGAGCTGTGGGATATGGCGGAGAAGCCAGATGTAATTGAAGCGGTACTTGAGCAGGATATTGCGAGCGGCGATGCTACTGAAATGGCATCAACCATTATTCAATTTAAACAAGATCTTGCGAAGAAGACACTGGGGCCTCGTGGTCGAGAAGTTCTGAACCGTTTAATGCCAAAGATCTTTGCGGCGATCTATTCTCATCAAGATGCCAAATATGGCTTACCCCGTGTCTTACATTTGCTGCATAAGATCGTGACTAGAACAACGTATTTGGAGTTATTGGATGAGCACCCTGCAGCGTTGACGCAGCTAGTTAGATTGTGCACGGCCAGCCCGATGATTTCTGAGCGGCTTGGACGTTATCCGATTCTGCTTGATGAGCTGATTGATCCCCAGCAGTTGTACAATCCCGTACCATTGGAAAGCTACCGTACTGAACTGCGTGATTTCCTTGCTCGTATCCCGGAAGACGATATGGAGCAACAGATGGAAGCACTGCGTCAGTTTAAGCAGATCTGTATTTTACGCATCGCTGCTGCAGACATTGCAGGAGTACTGCCTGTTATGAAAGTGAGTGATCACCTCACTTATCTGGCAGAGGCTATTGTGGAGTCGGTTGTCAATCAGGCGTGGCTGCAAATGGCGGAGAAATATGGTGAGCCAACACATCTAAAAGATAGAGAGGGTCGAGGTTTTGCTGTGATTGGTTACGGCAAAGTAGGCGGCTGGGAGCTAGGGTACAACTCGGATCTGGATATTGTGTTTATGCATGATTGCCCAGTTCATGCCTATACCGATGGGAAAAAAGAGATTGATGGTCGCCAATTCTACTTACGCTTGGCCCAGCGCATCATTCATATATTTTCAACAAGAACGGCGTCAGGCATCTTATACGAAGCGGATACCCGACTGCGCCCCTCAGGTGCTTCAGGGTTGTTGGTTAGTCCTGCAGATGCCTTTGATGAATACCAGCATAAAGAGGCGTGGACTTGGGAGCATCAGGCACTGGTAAGAGCACGAATGATCTATGGGGATCAGCCACTGCAACACGCGTTCTCCCAGACAAGACATAATATTTTGAGTTTGGTAAGAGAAGAGTCAAAGCTCAAAAAGGATGTCACGGAAATGCGAGTCAAGATGCGAGAGCACCTTGGAGGGAAAAAAGCAGGTCGCTTTATGCTTAAGCAAGATCCCGGTGGTATTACCGATGTGGAATTTCTTGCTCAGTACCTGGTCTTAAGGTACAGCCATGAAAAACCTAAGCTGACTCGATGGAGTGATAACGTCAGAATCTTTGAATCCATGATGGCACAAGGCATTATGGATGAAGCTCCTGCGATGGCATTGACTCAGGCATACACAACGATGCGCGATCAAATTCATCATCGCAATTTATTGAATCTTGAGGCCGATGTGGCTGAAGAAAAACTTGTCAGAGAGCGAGAGCTGGTTAAAGCGCTTTGGCATGAGTGGTTAGAATAG
- a CDS encoding CYTH and CHAD domain-containing protein, whose translation METEIELKFFVSPDFSETLRNKIAQAKVLQHSCRELGNTYFDTPDNWLRQHDIGLRIRRFDDVYVQTVKTSGRVVAGLHQRPEFNAEHDSNEPLLSLHPSDIWPTGKDADTLQSELIPLFSTNFTREQWLIAMPDGSQIEVAFDQGNVESGDKEDPICEVELELKSGQTDALFTLARRFSEEGGMRLGNLSKAAKGYRLASGYTGDEVKPMALVSTDKHDTVESCFINSLEHGLSHWHYHEQIYAERESVEALHEIKNAISFIRQVLTVYGGVVPRRASALVRQELKWLEQELEWLHDYDYLEALLDDKGHALRKLDARKFLLEELKVIQEALPAREEILTLLNSARYTGLLLDLSRWILTRGWQPFLDEKARDKMSLTIEPFSVKQLDRTWAELMEAFPPERALSSQDYIDQQYRLMRNLYTGVSFASLFDFEERNSFRLPWSDLLHGIDDLLKLRTLDKMVNKLEGEEQEQLQRWLSRQERSILHAMEQTRIICIEAEPYWQD comes from the coding sequence ATGGAAACCGAGATAGAACTGAAGTTTTTTGTTTCTCCTGATTTTTCAGAGACTTTGCGAAATAAAATCGCCCAAGCAAAAGTACTTCAGCACAGTTGTCGTGAGCTAGGAAATACCTACTTTGATACTCCCGACAATTGGTTACGTCAGCATGACATTGGCTTAAGAATCCGTCGTTTTGATGATGTTTACGTTCAGACGGTCAAGACTTCCGGGCGTGTCGTCGCTGGGTTACATCAACGACCAGAGTTTAACGCTGAACATGATAGTAACGAGCCACTTCTTTCTCTTCACCCGTCAGATATCTGGCCAACCGGTAAAGACGCCGACACACTCCAATCTGAACTTATCCCGCTTTTCTCAACCAATTTTACTCGTGAACAATGGTTGATTGCGATGCCTGATGGCAGCCAAATCGAAGTTGCGTTTGACCAAGGCAATGTAGAGTCTGGTGATAAAGAAGATCCGATTTGCGAAGTGGAACTGGAACTGAAATCCGGTCAAACCGATGCCTTATTTACCTTAGCCCGTCGTTTTTCTGAAGAGGGGGGCATGCGCCTAGGTAACTTGAGTAAAGCGGCGAAAGGTTATCGCCTTGCTAGTGGTTATACTGGAGATGAAGTGAAGCCTATGGCGTTGGTGAGTACAGATAAACACGACACTGTGGAGTCTTGCTTTATCAACTCTCTGGAACATGGTTTATCTCATTGGCATTATCACGAACAAATTTATGCTGAACGTGAATCTGTCGAAGCCTTACATGAGATTAAAAACGCCATCAGTTTTATTCGTCAAGTTTTGACTGTATATGGCGGCGTGGTGCCGCGCCGAGCGAGTGCGTTAGTACGTCAAGAACTTAAGTGGCTTGAGCAAGAGCTAGAGTGGTTACATGACTATGACTACCTTGAGGCATTGCTCGACGATAAAGGCCATGCACTGCGCAAACTCGATGCGCGTAAGTTTCTGCTTGAAGAACTCAAAGTGATTCAGGAAGCGTTGCCTGCTCGTGAAGAAATACTGACCCTGTTAAATTCGGCCAGATACACAGGGCTCTTACTGGATTTAAGTCGTTGGATTTTAACGCGTGGTTGGCAACCATTTCTCGATGAGAAAGCGCGCGATAAGATGTCACTGACGATTGAACCTTTCTCTGTCAAGCAGTTGGATCGCACTTGGGCTGAGTTAATGGAAGCTTTTCCGCCAGAGCGTGCCTTGAGCAGTCAGGACTATATCGATCAGCAGTATCGCCTGATGCGCAACCTATACACCGGAGTCAGTTTTGCGAGTCTATTTGACTTCGAGGAGCGCAATAGCTTCCGTTTGCCTTGGAGCGATTTGCTACATGGTATCGATGATCTACTGAAACTGCGTACTTTAGACAAGATGGTGAATAAACTGGAAGGCGAGGAGCAAGAACAGCTTCAACGCTGGTTGTCTCGACAGGAGCGTTCAATCCTCCATGCCATGGAGCAAACGCGCATCATTTGTATTGAAGCGGAACCCTATTGGCAAGACTAA
- a CDS encoding potassium channel family protein: MNIDDIKSDTKPMSLLSLILSFMALFVISGLLFFPLSTQTRQVLIGLDFIICSVFLLQLSVDLIRSTDRMQFMKRHWIDFIASIPMIEPLRFARLFHILRVILVIRSSKLLIKQLLVNRRETTLASILLLMVVLLTIGSSMMLFVEGKSPEANIQTGGDAMWWALVTISTVGYGDHFPVTDAGKILASGLIICGVGIFGMISGLITSLITSPTEVQAKRSENKERLLLELVEKQNEILHRLERLEQQTQQKREP, encoded by the coding sequence ATGAATATAGATGATATCAAATCTGATACAAAACCAATGAGCTTACTGTCACTAATCCTGTCTTTCATGGCACTATTTGTGATCTCTGGCCTGCTGTTCTTCCCACTCAGCACTCAAACGCGACAAGTTCTTATCGGCTTAGACTTTATTATCTGTAGCGTCTTTCTCCTTCAGCTAAGCGTAGATTTGATCCGCTCTACAGATCGCATGCAATTTATGAAACGACACTGGATTGACTTCATCGCCAGCATCCCAATGATCGAGCCACTACGCTTTGCTCGGTTATTCCATATCCTGCGCGTGATTCTGGTCATCCGTTCAAGCAAACTTCTCATCAAGCAGCTACTTGTGAATCGTCGTGAAACGACTCTGGCTTCTATCCTATTACTGATGGTGGTCTTGCTCACCATAGGCTCAAGCATGATGCTATTCGTGGAGGGAAAATCACCGGAGGCCAATATTCAAACGGGAGGGGATGCGATGTGGTGGGCATTGGTAACCATCTCTACCGTAGGCTATGGCGATCACTTTCCGGTGACTGATGCAGGAAAGATCCTTGCCTCAGGTCTGATCATATGTGGGGTGGGTATTTTTGGTATGATTTCCGGTCTGATCACTTCGCTGATCACTTCACCTACTGAAGTCCAAGCCAAACGCTCTGAGAATAAAGAACGCTTACTATTAGAGTTGGTAGAGAAACAAAACGAAATCTTGCACCGCTTAGAGCGCTTGGAACAGCAAACTCAACAAAAACGGGAGCCATAA
- a CDS encoding methyl-accepting chemotaxis protein: protein MTKMAFKPWERVITDIRLVPKMVMLMVFSTILIIGKQLWDASTFYDSLLAATKNVQVAQEHYEAYMVQVAWQTATMIIVFVVLLLFAARIMLRQTQYLSDAIKLMADRNLSVPIEMDCKDEYGDVARELEKTRVQLQDMIKLQIEASQELAGLTEVMTLSMSETKESAQEEFNEIDQLATAMSEMSSTVQTVADHAQNASSLTENASGQAESGQRFVQDTVHKISELSRDISASAQAVNQVEESVESIGSVVGTIQGISEQTNLLALNAAIEAARAGEAGRGFAVVADEVRSLAQRTQNATVEIQDMITQLQSSASSAVELMEKSVVEAAEGVDLVTNAGSELDGIVTQVNQINDMNFQIATAAGQQSSVAEEMNQNLTNVRELVEASVTVVSELLETSEIMQKNAEALDAKITSFKV, encoded by the coding sequence ATGACCAAGATGGCATTTAAGCCATGGGAACGAGTGATAACGGATATTCGTTTGGTTCCCAAAATGGTGATGTTGATGGTGTTCAGTACCATTTTGATCATCGGCAAGCAACTATGGGATGCGAGTACTTTTTATGATTCTCTTCTCGCCGCTACGAAAAATGTTCAGGTTGCGCAGGAACACTATGAGGCTTACATGGTGCAGGTGGCGTGGCAAACGGCCACTATGATCATTGTGTTTGTTGTCTTGCTTTTATTCGCTGCACGTATCATGTTACGTCAAACTCAATATCTTAGTGATGCGATCAAATTAATGGCAGATCGTAATTTATCAGTGCCAATTGAAATGGACTGTAAGGATGAATACGGTGACGTGGCTCGTGAATTGGAAAAGACGCGAGTGCAACTGCAGGACATGATCAAACTGCAAATTGAAGCATCACAGGAACTGGCAGGCCTAACAGAAGTCATGACCTTGAGCATGTCGGAAACCAAAGAGTCAGCGCAAGAAGAGTTTAACGAGATTGATCAATTGGCTACAGCAATGAGTGAGATGTCATCAACGGTCCAAACCGTCGCGGATCATGCGCAAAATGCGTCTTCGTTGACTGAGAATGCTTCCGGTCAGGCGGAAAGTGGTCAGCGGTTTGTTCAGGATACCGTACATAAAATCAGCGAACTATCGAGAGATATTTCCGCTTCAGCACAGGCTGTGAATCAGGTTGAGGAGAGTGTCGAGTCAATCGGCAGTGTGGTTGGCACTATTCAAGGTATCTCAGAGCAAACAAACCTGTTGGCACTCAATGCTGCGATTGAAGCAGCGAGGGCGGGGGAAGCGGGTCGCGGATTTGCCGTCGTAGCAGATGAAGTTCGCAGCCTAGCCCAGCGTACTCAGAACGCGACAGTAGAAATTCAGGATATGATCACTCAGCTGCAATCCAGTGCGAGCTCTGCAGTTGAGCTGATGGAAAAAAGTGTGGTTGAGGCGGCTGAAGGCGTGGATTTGGTCACCAATGCCGGTAGTGAGTTGGATGGTATTGTCACGCAAGTCAACCAAATTAACGATATGAATTTCCAAATAGCGACCGCCGCAGGGCAACAAAGTAGTGTGGCAGAAGAGATGAATCAAAACCTCACGAACGTTCGTGAGCTGGTGGAAGCGTCGGTGACAGTGGTATCAGAATTACTTGAAACTTCAGAGATCATGCAGAAAAATGCTGAAGCCTTAGATGCCAAGATCACATCCTTTAAAGTCTAA
- a CDS encoding TIGR00153 family protein, which yields MPVNTIMGLFAKSPIKPLQRHVVCVNECCSHLVNFFEVSSKGDWEKASEIRAQISHLEKEADVLKREIRLKLPRGLFMPVDRSDMLELLTQQDKLANLAKDIAGRVYGRQLTIPEPLQENFIAYVKRCLDAANQAQKVINELDELLETGFKGREVTLVAEMIHQLDVIEDDTDAMQIQLRQQLMVIEGDLNPIDVMFLYKILEWVGGIADQAQRVGARLELMLSRS from the coding sequence ATGCCAGTAAATACAATTATGGGGTTATTTGCAAAGTCCCCTATTAAGCCTTTGCAGCGCCACGTTGTGTGTGTTAACGAATGTTGTTCTCATCTGGTTAATTTCTTTGAAGTCAGTTCAAAGGGTGACTGGGAGAAAGCTTCAGAAATTCGAGCACAGATTTCTCACCTAGAGAAAGAAGCTGACGTACTTAAGCGCGAAATTCGCCTTAAACTTCCTCGCGGTTTGTTTATGCCAGTAGATCGTAGCGACATGCTTGAACTGCTGACTCAGCAAGACAAACTGGCAAACCTAGCAAAAGATATTGCGGGCCGTGTGTACGGTCGACAATTGACTATCCCAGAACCACTCCAGGAAAACTTCATTGCGTATGTTAAACGTTGCCTAGATGCAGCGAATCAAGCGCAAAAAGTCATCAACGAGCTCGACGAGTTATTGGAAACGGGGTTCAAAGGCCGCGAAGTAACACTTGTGGCTGAAATGATCCACCAACTGGATGTGATTGAGGACGACACAGACGCGATGCAGATTCAACTTCGCCAACAACTGATGGTGATTGAAGGCGATCTGAATCCGATTGATGTGATGTTCCTTTATAAAATTCTTGAATGGGTAGGTGGCATAGCGGATCAGGCGCAACGTGTTGGTGCGCGTCTGGAACTCATGTTATCTCGCTCATAA